From a single Notolabrus celidotus isolate fNotCel1 chromosome 7, fNotCel1.pri, whole genome shotgun sequence genomic region:
- the LOC117815984 gene encoding nocturnin-like isoform X1, translated as METMVFPMGGGATRLHSVLAQTLSNNSPLSLPSSHLGSCQRADANLDQVFCQEQKGSPLCPPDPVDLLRQCEEALRDRPQRIHRKFTHLSEGNGASSSPIRVMQWNILAQALGEGLDSFVNCPMEALSWSRRKYLILEEILTHRPHILCLQEVDHYYDTFQPVLSGLGYSSSFCPKPWSPCLDVEGNNGPDGCALFFDQSRFEFLDSVNIRLSAMRIPTNQVSVVTVLRCRSTGKYLCVAVTHLKARSGWEWLRSAQGSDLLRHLQNLIQKHPSGPVGSPFSDIPLLICGDFNAIPTEEVYRRFAASPLGLDSAYKKLSQDGLTEPEYTTWKIRPTGECCTTLDYIWYSQDSLRVDAVLNMPTEEQIGPNRLPSFSYPSDHLSLVCDLSFKEGE; from the exons ATGGAGACTATGG TGTTTCCGATGGGTGGAGGGGCCACCAGACTGCACAGCGTCCTGGCTCAAACGCTCAGCAACAATTCTCCGCTCTCGCTCCCTTCTTCTCATTTGGGCTCCTGCCAGCGTGCGGACGCAAACCTGGATCAAGTTTTCTGCCAG GAGCAGAAGGGGTCCCCTTTATGTCCCCCCGATCCAGTGGACCTGCTGCGGCAATGCGAGGAGGCCCTCAGAGACAGACCACAAAGAATCCACAGGAAGTTCACTCACCTCAGTGAAGGAAACGGCGCCTCCAGCAGCCCCATCAGAGTGATGCAGTGGAACATACTGGCACAAG CTCTTGGCGAGGGACTTGACAGCTTCGTGAATTGTCCCATGGAAGCCCTCAGCTGGTCCCGCAGAAAGTATCTCATCTTAGAGGAGATCCTCACTCACCGACCTCATATCCTGTGTCTGCAAGAAGTGGACCACTACTATGACACCTTCCAGCCGGTCCTATCAGGCCTGGGTTACAGCAGCAGCTTCTGCCCTAAACCCTGGTCACCGTGCCTGGATGTGGAGGGCAACAATGGGCCTGATGGCTGCGCACTGTTCTTCGATCAGTCCCGATTTGAATTCCTGGATAGCGTGAACATACGGCTTTCTGCGATGAGGATTCCAACAAATCAG GTTTCTGTGGTGACGGTTCTTCGTTGTCGGAGCACAGGGAAGTACCTCTGTGTAGCTGTGACCCACCTGAAGGCACGCTCCGGCTGGGAGTGGCTCCGCAGCGCCCAGGGCTCTGACCTCTTACGCCACCTccaaaatctgatccagaaGCATCCGTCTGGGCCCGTGGGTTCCCCTTTTTCTGACATTCCTCTGCTCATATGTGGTGATTTCAATGCCATCCCAACTGAGGAAGTGTACAGACGTTTTGCTGCATCGCCCCTCGGTTTGGACTCAGCCTACAAGAAGCTCAGCCAGGATGGTTTGACTGAGCCAGAGTACACAACGTGGAAGATCAGGCCTACAGGGGAATGCTGTACCACTCTGGACTACATCTGGTACAGTCAGGACTCTCTAAGAGTGGACGCAGTTTTGAACATGCCCACTGAGGAACAGATTGGGCCAAACAGGCTCCCATCCTTTAGTTATCCTTCTGACCATCTCTCTCTGGTTTGTGACTTAAGTTTTAAGGAGGGGGAGTGA
- the LOC117815984 gene encoding nocturnin-like isoform X2, whose amino-acid sequence MGGGATRLHSVLAQTLSNNSPLSLPSSHLGSCQRADANLDQVFCQEQKGSPLCPPDPVDLLRQCEEALRDRPQRIHRKFTHLSEGNGASSSPIRVMQWNILAQALGEGLDSFVNCPMEALSWSRRKYLILEEILTHRPHILCLQEVDHYYDTFQPVLSGLGYSSSFCPKPWSPCLDVEGNNGPDGCALFFDQSRFEFLDSVNIRLSAMRIPTNQVSVVTVLRCRSTGKYLCVAVTHLKARSGWEWLRSAQGSDLLRHLQNLIQKHPSGPVGSPFSDIPLLICGDFNAIPTEEVYRRFAASPLGLDSAYKKLSQDGLTEPEYTTWKIRPTGECCTTLDYIWYSQDSLRVDAVLNMPTEEQIGPNRLPSFSYPSDHLSLVCDLSFKEGE is encoded by the exons ATGGGTGGAGGGGCCACCAGACTGCACAGCGTCCTGGCTCAAACGCTCAGCAACAATTCTCCGCTCTCGCTCCCTTCTTCTCATTTGGGCTCCTGCCAGCGTGCGGACGCAAACCTGGATCAAGTTTTCTGCCAG GAGCAGAAGGGGTCCCCTTTATGTCCCCCCGATCCAGTGGACCTGCTGCGGCAATGCGAGGAGGCCCTCAGAGACAGACCACAAAGAATCCACAGGAAGTTCACTCACCTCAGTGAAGGAAACGGCGCCTCCAGCAGCCCCATCAGAGTGATGCAGTGGAACATACTGGCACAAG CTCTTGGCGAGGGACTTGACAGCTTCGTGAATTGTCCCATGGAAGCCCTCAGCTGGTCCCGCAGAAAGTATCTCATCTTAGAGGAGATCCTCACTCACCGACCTCATATCCTGTGTCTGCAAGAAGTGGACCACTACTATGACACCTTCCAGCCGGTCCTATCAGGCCTGGGTTACAGCAGCAGCTTCTGCCCTAAACCCTGGTCACCGTGCCTGGATGTGGAGGGCAACAATGGGCCTGATGGCTGCGCACTGTTCTTCGATCAGTCCCGATTTGAATTCCTGGATAGCGTGAACATACGGCTTTCTGCGATGAGGATTCCAACAAATCAG GTTTCTGTGGTGACGGTTCTTCGTTGTCGGAGCACAGGGAAGTACCTCTGTGTAGCTGTGACCCACCTGAAGGCACGCTCCGGCTGGGAGTGGCTCCGCAGCGCCCAGGGCTCTGACCTCTTACGCCACCTccaaaatctgatccagaaGCATCCGTCTGGGCCCGTGGGTTCCCCTTTTTCTGACATTCCTCTGCTCATATGTGGTGATTTCAATGCCATCCCAACTGAGGAAGTGTACAGACGTTTTGCTGCATCGCCCCTCGGTTTGGACTCAGCCTACAAGAAGCTCAGCCAGGATGGTTTGACTGAGCCAGAGTACACAACGTGGAAGATCAGGCCTACAGGGGAATGCTGTACCACTCTGGACTACATCTGGTACAGTCAGGACTCTCTAAGAGTGGACGCAGTTTTGAACATGCCCACTGAGGAACAGATTGGGCCAAACAGGCTCCCATCCTTTAGTTATCCTTCTGACCATCTCTCTCTGGTTTGTGACTTAAGTTTTAAGGAGGGGGAGTGA
- the ccdc175 gene encoding coiled-coil domain-containing protein 175: MTSCLVPDFPAVMVALEHIKELDKQLKEDGAPFSPEASLHLTEITTAISELEADRRATHEHLEVETIENSKLRHQLNTTRERMSQEMMADVAAARAANADEIKQLHRDLNSVSQVQGSTMKRQEALLSQNGALQPEREQVKAEHEEIIGSLNDQITRKYGLQNKLDQTQEQTEELKSSIAAVKQEKITLQQNMVLEREAFSVKKDSLSEEENQAGEKIKQQKQTVSGCREELEKVNDQKLENNTLLGNLTINLAKLESSIRRLTESRCRCEKQLEGESQKHQELKSQKETLRKKLSDLKEEFRVAIQCLQEQIATVEDKREEGRTSILLHQDSLAQIYEIFNRQQEKEDEVRAEYFHVSQQLEQSKLQLEERIASIVKHSKEINEMDKLIGELLEADTINKRMFEINQEEICGNVDTKRKNISYYEEEKMRLTTLLKESKKMQEEHVHNTESDISTTWRRYKELQHEQAALHQRQPKSRDADLLRSYMDQCVVEHQQKETTCHLELKQCNTETESIMRSNKEKQTEVEEKVEMLKEVEAKWDEEHSRHLRLKALTSDLRRKKSHLELTIEGLKEKTSCLLQPREEMKAELEELRVSHMNLLDTQASDLRAVEIDLYDNRVKLEQVSIENSRLHLRISEMTESVGRARGDEDRYWEEVQQLKQQRAAWCKSLQEAWREDLSVTQDFQSRDGVLLMSLTATLDHLKRRKQQLGSISTLLHQQMLGFSKRLGDKATVKQQS; encoded by the coding sequence atgaCTTCATGCCTGGTTCCCGACTTCCCAGCCGTCATGGTTGCTCTGGAGCACATAAAGGAGCTGGACAAGCAGCTGAAAGAGGATGGAGCACCATTTTCACCTGAAGCCAGCCTCCATCTGACAGAGATAACAACTGCTATCAGTGAACTGGAGGCAGACCGGCGTGCTACTCATGAACATTTAGAGGTTGAAACCATAGAAAACAGCAAGCTCAGACACCAACTGAACACCACAAGAGAAAGAATGAGCCAGGAAATGATGGCTGACGTGGCGGCAGCCCGAGCAGCCAATGCAGATGAGATAAAGCAGCTACACCGAGACCTCAACTCAGTTTCCCAGGTTCAAGGGAGCACCATGAAGAGACAGGAGGCCCTTTTGAGCCAAAATGGAGCACTGCAACCAGAAAGAGAGCAGGTGAAAGCTGAACATGAAGAGATCATAGGATCTCTGAATGATCAAATCACCCGTAAGTATGGCTTGCAGAATAAGCTGGACCAGACACAGGAGCAAACAGAAGAGCTGAAGTCCTCCATAGCTGCAGTCAAACAGGAGAAAATAACACTACAGCAAAATATGGTGCTGGAAAGAGAGGCCTTCTCTGTAAAGAAAGACAGCCTGTCAGAAGAAGAGAACCAGGCAGGGGAGAAGATtaagcagcagaaacaaacagtcAGTGGATGCAGGGAGGAGTTAGAAAAAGTCAATGATCAGAAACTGGAAAACAACACACTTCTGGGAAACCTTACAATTAACCTGGCCAAGCTGGAGAGCAGTATTCGAAGACTGACAGAGTCTCGGTGCCGGTGTGAGAAACAGCTAGAAGGGGAGAGCCAAAAGCATCAAGAGTTAAAGTCTCAGAAAGAAACACTGAGGAAGAAATTAAGTGACTTAAAGGAAGAGTTCAGAGTTGCTATCCAATGTCTTCAAGAGCAGATTGCCACAGTTGAAGATAAAAGGGAAGAGGGTCGAACATCAATATTGCTCCATCAAGATTCTCTCGCACAAATCTATGAGATATTCAATCGTCAGCAGGAAAAGGAGGACGAAGTCAGGGCAGAGTATTTCCATGTCTCACAGCAGCTGGAGCAGTCCAAGCTGCAGCTAGAGGAGCGCATCGCCTCTATCGTCAAACACAGCAAGGAGATCAACGAGATGGACAAACTGATCGGAGAACTCCTGGAAGCAGATACAATCAACAAACGCATGTTTGAGATAAATCAGGAAGAGATTTGTGGTAATGTGGATACGAAGAGGAAGAACATCAGCTATTATGAGGAAGAGAAGATGCGGCTTACAACGCTCTTGAAGGAGTCAAAGAAGATGCAAGAGGAGCACGTGCATAATACGGAAAGTGATATCAGCACCACGTGGAGAAGATACAAAGAGCTTCAACATGAGCAGGCTGCACTCCATCAGCGACAGCCCAAGAGCAGGGATGCAGACTTGCTGAGGAGCTATATGGACCAGTGTGTGGTGGAGCACCAACAGAAGGAGACCACATGCCATCTGGAATTAAAGCAGTGCAACACAGAGACTGAGAGCATCATGAGGAGCAACAAGGAGAAGCAGACGGAAGTGGAAGAGAAGGTGGAGATGCTGAAAGAGGTGGAGGCAAAGTGGGATGAAGAGCATTCCAGGCACCTGAGGCTGAAAGCGTTGACCTCAGATCTTAGGAGGAAGAAGAGCCATCTGGAGCTGACCATTGAGGGGCTGAAGGAGAAAACCAGCTGTCTTCTTCAGCccagagaggagatgaaggctgagctggaggagctgcGAGTGAGTCACATGAACCTTCTAGACACACAGGCCTCAGACCTGAGAGCCGTCGAGATCGACCTCTATGACAATAGAGTGAAACTGGAGCAGGTCAGCATCGAGAACAGCAGGCTGCATCTACGTATCAGTGAGATGACGGAGAGTGTTGGCAGAGCCAGGGGGGACGAAGACCGGTACTGGGAGGAGGTCCAACAGttgaagcagcagagagcagcctgGTGCAAGAGCTTACAAGAAGCATGGAGAGAGGACTTATCGGTAACCCAGGACTTTCAGAGCAGGGATGGTGTTTTGTTGATGTCCCTGACTGCCACTCTGGACCATCTGAAAAGAAGGAAACAACAGTTAGGGAGCATTAGCACACTTCTACACCAACAGATGTTAGGTTTCAGCAAACGACTGGGAGATAAAGCAACTGTAAAACAGCAGAGTTGA